From the Bombus affinis isolate iyBomAffi1 chromosome 4, iyBomAffi1.2, whole genome shotgun sequence genome, the window CCCGTAGATTGCACGACGGAGGCTTCACCGATCCGATCGACGGCCAAGAACCGGTCGCGCCAAGGTGGTACAAATGGTTGGACGACGTGGCTGCGATCAACATCACGCCAGAGATGAAGTTTGCCGGTAAACAGCGAAACGTGGTAAAACAAAGATACTCTCGCTCCGTACGTAATTATTTCGTTACGATCGTGACAACAGACATGGAAATACCGACGATGGACAGCGTAAGAAGCGCGACTCTGATCGGCTATCTGTTGATCAACAACTCGAACCCACTGTGCGTCGGGCCAACCGGAAGCGGAAAGACACTGACCGTAACGGCGAAACTCTCGAGGAACATGCCGAAAAAGTTTATCTGCGACTTTATCACCTTCTCTGCCAGAACCAGCGCGAATCAAACTCAGGTATGGGATAGGTCGTATAAACGATACGGATAAACGATATAAAGGATACAAAGTACGAAGAAGAAAAATCGAAGAGATTCGTTAAATCGGGAAACTAAAGATGGTTTCGTGGTTGCGATAAAAAGGATTTGATCGACGAAAAACTGACGAAAAGGCGCAAAGACGTGTACGGGCCACCGTTGCTTCGACAGCAAGTCTTCTTCATCGACGATTTGAACATGCCCGCTCTCGACACGTACGGTGCTCAGCCTCCTATCGAATTGCTCCGACAATTCATGGACTTTCGAGGTAATTCGTAAACGTTCGAAACGCGATTTAACCGGTTTCCACGAGCGGTTTCGAGCGACGCGTTTACCGCGTTCTGTTCTGATAACCGCGAATCGAGCCGCAGCGATGAAAATATTTCAGGATGGTACGACCGGAAGGAGATCGGTTCGTTCAGCCGGATAGAGGATGTCAATTTCGTGGGTGCGATGGGACCGCCCGGTGGCGGTAGAAATCCAATAACCGACAGACTGTTGCGACACTTTCATTTCATTGCATTCCCGGAAATGGAAGACGACGCTAAGGTAATACTTAAAGGACGTTTTTCAGCCGGTTGACGAGCGAGGCGCGACGATTACGGTGACCGTCGCATAGACAGCCGGAAGTAATTAAGAAAGCGGACCAAAGCGTTGAAAGTTTCGATTTCGATCGCGTTAACGCGATTTCGATCGGACGAACAAAGATTCTATCGGAAATGGGAATTTTCCTGTCGTTGTTCGACCGTTCCAACCGTATGTTGGAACAAAAGCGACCGTAAAATCGATCTTTCGATACAGCCAGCCCCAAGCGCTAGATGCGTGAAACCCCTTAAACGCCGATGGCTGACTACCATGGGTAACTTCCAGCACAGCCGAGTCGCGTTCATTTTCCTCGACGTTTATCCGGTTTTATTCCATCGAGTCGTCGATCCACGCCCACAAGGAATAATCGTAGCTCGTGAAAGAGACAAAGTATCGCCGGTGCCTGCCTCTGTTTGTCCTCTCCCTCGTGCTCGCTGCAATTAGTCGTCGTAAGTCGCGCCACTGCCTGCCATAATTTATCTTGATCACCGATTTCGCTAGTAACGAGTGGCCATAACCGTCAAGCCCCCGTTCGAATCTGTTTCTTCCCCCGGCCTACGTTTTAAATCGGTTAGATCGGGCAAGGTCGACGCGGGCACGCGTTACCTTCCATTCGGGGAGTGTACTTATTCGTGTCGGGTATGCAACCGTTTTCgataaaaatgtgaaaaatgtCCGAAAGCGTAGCTCGTGCGAGACGAAGGTAAGGAGAAACGACCAGCGATGTACGTAGGTGTCGCGTATTCTGTTGCCGATTCTTTTAAATTCTACGCGTTCCTCCTTATTCGCCACGTGGCAAATACGTATTACAAAATATCTCCAAAGTCCATCGTTCCAGAGATCCGTTCGTTGGACGTATCGAGGAAGGATCGTCGTCCAGAGGGACGAAAGTTGAAAAATCCGGAACAAGTTCGTTCGTTGTTTTAATCTTTTTCCTTCTATCGATCGTTTGTCGCCGCGAACGATTTGGATTTTAGGCAACCCGCCTATCTCGTCGTTTCCGACGAATAAACGCGCGAAAGTTTTTCAACCGAGCCACGATCTTGGTTCGACCAACGAATTTTAAAACGCGAGCAATAAGCAGACGTAGATTAACGAAAAAATGGTCCACGTTTTTACGCTAGAGACACATCTTTGGAACGATTCTAAAGGCCTGGCTGTCCGCGACGCCGCACTTTGCGCACATGTTGGACGCTTTTGTCAACTCGACGTTGGATTTATACACCGTTATATGCAAGCAGTTGCTGCCGACGCCTCACAAGTCTCATTACACCTATAACGTTCGCGATCTCGGCAAAGTGTTCCAAGGAATGCTCATGATGAATCCGGCAAAAATAGAGGTTCGTAAAGCCTCGACTTTTATCGCTTTCGCGTCGTTTATAAATTTAACGGATTATCGCAACGCGGAAAATACGGTTATATCGCGTGTGTTTCTTTGTACCGACGATACGAACGTTAACGACAGGGGTAGCTGTAACTGTACGAAACGTATCCGCGTAAGGTAACGGCGTTAACGATACGCTGGTCGATGCGATAACGTCGAAACGATTTTATGATGCAGCGTCGAGAAAAATTGCTGTTACTCTGGTACCACGAGAACGTACGAGTGTTCAGCGATCGTTTGGTGAACGACCAAGACCGAAGATGGTTCGACGACCTCTTACGAAATACGATGAGCAGAGAGTTTCGATGCGATCCCAGTGAAATCGTCGGCGATGTAACGTTATTTTTCGGTGACTTTGTTGGGACCAGCAAACAGTACGATGAAATAACCGATCGGAAGAAGGCAAGTGTTTGTTCGTATTAGATCGATAACGCGAATCGTCCACGACGTTCGtcgttcgataacgaatccatTTGCAGCTCTATGCACTGCGTATAATGGTTTCGTCGATCGTTCGCGTCCATATACCAATTACCAGATAATTGGAATGCGTTGCGAGTTACCGATATCGCTCGTAGATGGAACACGTGTTGGAGGAATTCTTGGAAGATTACAATGCTTCGACAACGACACCCATGAAGCTGGTACTGTTCCAAGACGCTATGGATCATATCTGCAGGATTAATCGAATCCTACGACAGCCTAGAGGAAACGCTCTACTTTTGGGAATGGGTGGATCGGGTGACGTAGAGaacaatttttctatatttttacttctttcgtttcttcgcgCCAACCAATTTGCGTGCACGTTTAGCCGTCAAAGAGGAAACTCTTGGAACGATCGATAAAATAAACATCGAGAACTTGAAGAAGCTTTTTACACGTAATCCAGCTTTTTACCAGATTTCTTGGATTTTATTCATAGCTCGATCTTGATAAATCCTCGATCGACGAGGAACGCGCTTCTTCGTATCATCGGGATCGTTCTAAACGTAACATCGTTATCCTTGTTTAGGACGACAGAGCTTAACGAGACTAGCCTCGAACATGCAAGATTACGCTTGTTTTCAAATAGAGCTGAGCAGCGCTTACGCGTCGAGCGATTGGCGCGacgatattaaaaattcaatGATGAAGGCCGGCGTACAGAACCAATGTATCGTCTTTTTATTTTCCGACACACAGGTAGATTACGAAATCTCGATATCGATCGTTATCCGTGTCTATAAAATATCTATTTTATTCGATCTATCTTCTCGAGAATTTCGCTTTGTCGGTTTTCGATATTATCGATAATAATTGAAATTCATAGGACACGATGTGATACGCGCGTTCTTCGTatcgtcgatcgatcgaacTCGAAGAGCGACATTTCTGGTATATTCGAAGAACCGTAATAATTTCCAGGATATAGAGACGATATCGCGATAATCGTTGCTtcgttctttctattttttatctGTCCATTTTCTATTTGTTATCCGTTCGAATCGACGAGCTTCCCTCGCGATCGATCGTTATCCGTTCGGTAAATAGCAGGCGTGTTCGTAAAAGTATTTATTAATGGTAATCGTTCGCTTCTTCCTGTTTCGAGCCTGTGAAAGTTGTCGTTAGCAGGCGACATTTTTCTCTTCGAGTTTAGTTTTTAAGACGTTAAGCACAAGCataaagaaaggagaaaagattCGTTCGCTCCGTCGTTCAGATAAAAGACGATTCGATGCTGGAGGACTTGAACAGCGTGCTAAACAACGGTGACGTGCCAAATATTTACAAGGCGGATGAAATGGAAAAGATCTTTCATTCGATGCGTGGCCACGTGCAAGAAGCTGGCCTACAGATCAATAGAAGCAACCTGTTTTCCGTCTACGTGAAGACAGTGCGTAACAATCTACACGTGGTCGTTACCATGAGGTAtagttttcctttctttctaacGAAACCGCGATTGTTTCGACGAATACGAATAAATATCGTAGGATCGTATAGCGGAGGGAAGCGGTGTGTATGGAACCGATTAGGCATGCGCGTACATGTATAAGAGATTGATCGGCGGAAAATCGGTATTCCAGCTTTTACACGAAAGTTTAGTTTGCAAATAAAATCGCTTCCCTCTACGTACTGGTGTATACGCGGAGAGAAAGAGGACGGACGAGAGACAGCCGGCTAGATCTCGTCGTCGATACGAACGGCAAATAAAACGAGTCGATATTCGGGCCTGGAATTTCACGTTTCCGCGTTTATACGCAATTTTCGCTGATTTA encodes:
- the LOC126915371 gene encoding dynein axonemal heavy chain 1-like, with protein sequence MVRCGMVYLEPEGLGLDPLVNCWLKRLPKINLAITNRVYQVCRVCRIYRVFRVYRAKTSHDIRDDDSIVAAGLLSPWAAFAAVWSLGATSDYNGRLIFDEWTRKVQRDNRHPLPFPDDGLVFDYRLHDGGFTDPIDGQEPVAPRWYKWLDDVAAINITPEMKFAGKQRNVVKQRYSRSVRNYFVTIVTTDMEIPTMDSVRSATLIGYLLINNSNPLCVGPTGSGKTLTVTAKLSRNMPKKFICDFITFSARTSANQTQVWDRSYKRYG